A region of candidate division TA06 bacterium DNA encodes the following proteins:
- a CDS encoding penicillin-binding protein 2 — translation MAGRLVWLQAFKGGHYRNLAQRQHQLRIGILPERGQIVDRQGRPLALSIDDRRSYPYGTVAGQLLGFTGRDGRGLEGLELYYDQELSGEAGWSTRQCDARGRIRPSLEYASKTARSGNSLQLTIDAEYQAIADEELIKAGDKFKAAWGTVVISDPSTGEILGMASYPEFDPNRPENFGRQAMTFGAVAAQFEPGSTFKAVTIALGLESRVIDTAEIFDGEQGSFAVGGHRIGEAEGHKYGPITVSKALAFSSNICLAKIGLALGKDKLYQGARAFGFGSRTGIECPGEAAGLMDKPDGWPVIKHANISFGQGLSVSALQLAMAYGAIANGGYLLRPRLIKGLAPAGQAVNGLCRPDTLRRVISDQTSAQMINMLERCVSEGTGQAAQIEGWRVAGKTGTAQKKEQGKKGYASDKYVASFIGFVPAEAPRLLVAVIIDEPQGRFFGGEVAAPVCHNVMQRIISLPKGLRQDLLAAR, via the coding sequence ATGGCCGGAAGGCTGGTGTGGTTGCAGGCATTCAAGGGCGGGCATTACCGGAACCTGGCCCAAAGGCAGCACCAGCTTCGGATCGGCATCCTTCCTGAGCGTGGGCAGATAGTTGACCGTCAAGGCCGGCCGTTGGCATTATCAATCGACGACCGGCGTTCTTATCCCTATGGCACGGTGGCCGGGCAGTTGCTGGGTTTTACAGGCCGGGACGGCCGGGGCCTGGAGGGCCTGGAGCTTTATTACGACCAGGAACTTTCGGGAGAGGCCGGCTGGTCCACCCGTCAATGTGACGCCCGGGGAAGGATCAGGCCTTCGCTGGAATACGCCTCCAAGACGGCCCGTTCGGGAAACTCTCTCCAACTGACCATAGATGCCGAATACCAGGCCATCGCCGACGAGGAACTTATAAAAGCCGGGGATAAATTCAAGGCCGCCTGGGGAACGGTGGTGATATCCGATCCATCCACCGGCGAGATCCTGGGGATGGCCAGCTACCCGGAGTTCGACCCCAACCGACCAGAAAATTTTGGCCGCCAGGCCATGACCTTTGGGGCGGTGGCCGCCCAGTTCGAGCCCGGCTCCACCTTCAAGGCGGTGACCATCGCCCTGGGGCTGGAGTCCAGGGTCATAGACACCGCAGAGATATTCGACGGCGAACAGGGAAGCTTCGCGGTGGGCGGGCACAGGATCGGCGAGGCCGAAGGCCACAAGTACGGGCCGATCACGGTCAGCAAGGCCTTGGCCTTTTCCAGCAACATCTGTCTGGCCAAGATAGGGCTGGCTTTGGGCAAAGACAAACTGTATCAGGGCGCCCGGGCCTTCGGGTTCGGGTCCCGGACCGGGATCGAGTGTCCGGGCGAGGCGGCGGGCCTGATGGACAAGCCGGACGGCTGGCCGGTGATCAAACATGCCAACATCAGTTTCGGCCAGGGCCTTTCGGTCAGCGCCCTGCAGCTGGCAATGGCTTACGGGGCCATAGCCAACGGGGGTTATCTTTTAAGGCCCCGGCTGATCAAGGGCCTGGCCCCAGCCGGTCAGGCCGTCAATGGATTATGCCGACCCGATACCCTGCGCCGGGTGATCTCGGACCAGACCTCGGCCCAGATGATAAACATGCTGGAGCGCTGCGTCAGCGAAGGGACGGGCCAGGCCGCCCAGATAGAAGGCTGGCGGGTGGCCGGCAAGACCGGAACCGCCCAAAAAAAGGAGCAGGGCAAAAAAGGCTACGCCTCGGATAAGTATGTGGCTTCTTTCATCGGCTTTGTCCCGGCCGAGGCGCCACGGCTTCTAGTTGCGGTGATAATCGACGAACCCCAGGGAAGATTTTTCGGGGGAGAGGTGGCGGCTCCGGTCTGTCACAATGTAATGCAAAGGATAATCAGCCTTCCCAAAGGGCTCAGACAGGATCTGCTGGCCGCCAGATAA
- the rsmH gene encoding 16S rRNA (cytosine(1402)-N(4))-methyltransferase RsmH yields MDEFRHQPVLLEEAIDLLNVRPGGNYIDATLGGGGHALGILKRNGPSGKLIGLDRDPRAIEAATARLSDYKERFTAVNLKFSLMDEMNWGRDLKIDGILFDLGLSSPQIDHSQRGFSFMGDGPLDMRMGLNGVSARDLVNNTGEKELADIFYQYGEEQKSRKIARAIAETRINNPIETTGQLARVIKETRPQMPAKTMARIFQAIRIKVNDELSELEQGLKTGVEMLASGGRIVVISYHSLEDRMVKETFRQMAEPCTCPPRLPSCVCGKMPVIKIITKKAMVPGPRQISENSRARSAKLRAAEKV; encoded by the coding sequence ATGGATGAATTCCGGCATCAGCCGGTTCTGCTGGAAGAAGCAATAGATCTTTTAAACGTCAGGCCCGGGGGGAACTACATCGACGCCACTCTGGGCGGAGGCGGGCACGCGCTGGGGATACTGAAAAGGAACGGTCCCTCGGGCAAGCTGATCGGGCTGGACCGCGATCCCCGGGCCATCGAGGCCGCCACCGCCAGATTGTCTGATTACAAAGAAAGGTTCACTGCGGTCAACCTCAAGTTCAGCCTGATGGACGAGATGAACTGGGGCAGGGATCTGAAAATCGACGGGATACTATTTGACCTGGGGCTGTCCTCCCCCCAGATAGACCATTCACAGCGCGGCTTCAGTTTCATGGGCGACGGTCCGCTGGACATGCGGATGGGGCTGAACGGGGTCTCGGCCCGGGACCTGGTGAATAACACCGGAGAGAAGGAACTGGCCGATATTTTTTACCAGTATGGCGAGGAGCAGAAATCCAGAAAGATCGCACGGGCCATAGCTGAGACCAGGATCAACAATCCGATAGAGACCACCGGACAGCTGGCCCGGGTGATAAAGGAGACCCGGCCCCAGATGCCGGCCAAGACCATGGCCCGGATATTTCAGGCCATCAGGATCAAGGTCAATGATGAACTGAGCGAACTGGAACAGGGCCTGAAGACCGGAGTGGAAATGCTTGCTTCCGGCGGCAGGATAGTGGTCATCTCCTATCATTCGCTGGAAGACCGGATGGTCAAGGAGACCTTCCGCCAAATGGCCGAACCCTGTACCTGCCCTCCCCGCCTGCCGTCCTGCGTTTGCGGTAAAATGCCGGTGATCAAAATAATAACCAAAAAAGCTATGGTTCCGGGGCCCCGGCAGATATCGGAGAACAGCCGGGCCCGCAGCGCCAAATTAAGGGCGGCCGAAAAAGTATGA
- a CDS encoding STAS domain-containing protein, translated as MRIQAIPAADNSVRLEVNGMINLQGFFQIEEAILKIMKKNCFKLEMEMSGVKHMDYRGVEILVKRAERLRSYGGDLILHGLSPYLINILQMAGAGEAFEIASTREPVQCDLFQRQERKPLTAVA; from the coding sequence ATGAGAATCCAAGCCATCCCTGCGGCCGACAACAGCGTCAGGCTGGAAGTGAACGGAATGATCAACCTGCAGGGCTTCTTTCAGATCGAAGAGGCGATCTTGAAGATCATGAAGAAGAATTGTTTCAAGCTGGAGATGGAGATGTCCGGGGTCAAGCACATGGATTACCGGGGGGTGGAGATACTGGTCAAACGGGCGGAGCGGCTGAGAAGCTACGGCGGCGACCTGATCCTGCACGGTCTGTCCCCATACCTGATCAACATCCTGCAGATGGCCGGGGCCGGCGAGGCCTTTGAGATCGCCTCCACCCGGGAGCCGGTGCAGTGCGACCTGTTCCAGCGCCAGGAGCGCAAACCGCTGACCGCGGTGGCCTGA
- the mraZ gene encoding division/cell wall cluster transcriptional repressor MraZ, whose amino-acid sequence MAYFFGTYHHNLDSKGRLNLPAQLRKQISNESAGQLLITKGLKGGCLFVYPQDNWTKIMAELESQPRTEENRNALRIFAAESILAELDAQGRIMIPAKFLQETGLVKEAVIVGVSDKMEIWNPDSYQKLLDQNSGLHQELIKKL is encoded by the coding sequence ATGGCATATTTCTTCGGCACATACCACCATAATCTTGATTCCAAGGGAAGGCTCAATCTGCCGGCCCAATTACGGAAGCAGATATCCAACGAATCGGCCGGCCAGCTTTTGATCACCAAGGGCCTGAAGGGCGGCTGTCTTTTCGTCTATCCCCAGGACAACTGGACCAAGATCATGGCCGAGCTGGAATCGCAGCCCCGGACCGAGGAGAACCGGAACGCCCTGAGGATATTCGCGGCCGAGAGTATTTTGGCCGAACTGGACGCCCAGGGGCGGATCATGATCCCGGCCAAATTCCTGCAGGAGACCGGGCTGGTCAAAGAAGCGGTGATTGTCGGGGTCAGCGACAAGATGGAGATCTGGAATCCTGATTCCTACCAGAAACTTTTGGACCAGAACAGCGGGCTCCACCAGGAGCTGATCAAGAAACTGTAG
- the queA gene encoding tRNA preQ1(34) S-adenosylmethionine ribosyltransferase-isomerase QueA, which translates to MKLSSFDYNLPPELIAKSPAEKRDSSRLMVLRRNDGHIEHRRFSDIVEYLKPSDILVLNNTKVIPARLIGHKKQTGGEVEILLLRHESENLWNCLVRPGRRLMPGARVEFKDGLMEAEIVEHREGGQRLVRFTHQGDFYQILEKVGQVPLPPYIDRKPMEADKNRYQTIYAKEEGAVAAPTAGLHFTPELMEKVKDKGVEVLEILLHVGWGTFKSVESDDIREHKMDAEYYKISREAAEKIKNGKLENRKIVVVGTTTSRALESFGQSGKLSDWTEIFIYPPYQFKIVDSLVTNFHLPKSTLIMLVSALAGRENVMNAYQQAIENRYRFFSYGDAMMVV; encoded by the coding sequence ATGAAACTCTCCTCCTTTGACTATAATCTCCCACCGGAGCTCATTGCCAAAAGCCCGGCGGAAAAGCGTGATTCCTCGCGGCTGATGGTGTTGCGCCGCAACGACGGCCATATCGAGCACCGCCGGTTCAGCGATATCGTTGAATATCTTAAGCCTTCAGACATCTTGGTGCTCAACAATACCAAGGTCATCCCGGCCCGGTTGATCGGGCACAAGAAACAGACCGGCGGGGAGGTGGAGATCTTGTTGCTTCGGCATGAATCCGAAAATTTGTGGAACTGCCTGGTCCGGCCGGGACGGAGGCTGATGCCCGGGGCCCGGGTTGAGTTTAAAGACGGCTTGATGGAGGCGGAGATCGTCGAACACCGGGAAGGCGGGCAGCGCCTGGTCAGATTCACGCATCAGGGCGACTTTTACCAAATATTGGAAAAAGTAGGACAGGTGCCGCTGCCGCCATACATCGACCGTAAACCAATGGAGGCAGACAAAAACCGCTACCAGACAATATATGCCAAGGAGGAAGGCGCGGTGGCCGCCCCCACCGCCGGCCTGCATTTCACCCCGGAGTTGATGGAAAAGGTCAAGGACAAAGGGGTGGAGGTCCTGGAAATACTCTTGCACGTGGGCTGGGGAACCTTCAAAAGCGTGGAGTCCGATGATATCCGGGAGCATAAGATGGACGCGGAGTACTACAAGATAAGCAGGGAAGCTGCAGAAAAAATAAAAAATGGGAAATTGGAAAATCGAAAAATAGTTGTTGTGGGTACCACAACCAGCAGGGCCTTGGAGAGTTTCGGGCAAAGTGGAAAATTGTCCGATTGGACAGAAATATTCATCTACCCGCCATACCAATTTAAAATAGTGGACTCGCTGGTGACCAATTTCCACCTGCCAAAATCTACCCTGATCATGCTGGTTTCGGCCCTGGCCGGGAGGGAGAATGTAATGAATGCTTATCAGCAGGCCATAGAGAATAGGTACCGTTTTTTCAGTTACGGCGATGCCATGATGGTCGTCTAA
- a CDS encoding ABC transporter ATP-binding protein, translating into MSHHITEAKDLFYAYPDGHQALNGISFRIHHGESVGVIGANGAGKSTLLMLLNGILTPSRGEVIIGEVKLNKDTINMIRQRLGMVFQNPDDQLFMTTVFDDVAFGPRNLKLDETQVKQRVTSALEQVGIVQLKDRAPFHLSAGEKRAAAIASVLSMSPDILILDEPTSSLDPRSRRRLMDTLKGFAHTKIITSHDLDMVLELCQRTIIIKDGRIISDGPTKDIITDKKLMEEAGLEVPMSLQNCPVCGGTK; encoded by the coding sequence ATGAGCCATCATATAACCGAAGCGAAAGATTTGTTTTACGCATATCCCGACGGCCATCAGGCGCTCAACGGGATATCTTTTCGCATTCATCACGGGGAATCGGTCGGCGTCATAGGCGCTAACGGGGCGGGAAAATCTACGCTGTTGATGCTTTTGAACGGCATACTGACACCTTCCCGGGGGGAGGTCATAATAGGCGAGGTCAAACTGAACAAAGATACTATAAACATGATCCGGCAGAGGCTGGGCATGGTGTTTCAGAATCCGGACGATCAGCTTTTCATGACCACGGTATTTGACGATGTGGCCTTCGGGCCCCGCAATCTCAAACTTGACGAAACCCAGGTGAAGCAGAGGGTAACCTCTGCTCTGGAACAGGTCGGAATTGTTCAGCTCAAGGATCGGGCGCCGTTCCATCTTTCGGCCGGGGAAAAGCGGGCGGCGGCCATAGCCTCGGTACTGTCTATGTCTCCGGACATCCTGATCCTGGACGAGCCGACCTCGTCGCTGGACCCAAGGTCCCGGCGGCGTCTGATGGACACCCTGAAAGGCTTTGCACATACCAAGATAATCACCTCGCATGATCTGGACATGGTGCTGGAATTGTGCCAGAGAACAATAATCATCAAAGACGGGCGGATAATTTCCGATGGTCCAACCAAGGATATCATAACCGATAAAAAACTGATGGAGGAGGCCGGGCTGGAGGTGCCGATGAGCCTGCAGAATTGTCCGGTATGCGGTGGGACGAAATAA
- the cbiQ gene encoding cobalt ECF transporter T component CbiQ encodes MPNLVNATYNIRRFDELARQDSFIHRLHPLAKLLATLIYTVVLVSYDKYATIALMPFLIFPVFMAAAGRIPAGPILKRLLYIEPMIICVGLLNPLFDRSTTGILGYSVSSGWLILISIVIKGSLAVTSALILMATTGMDGIALSLRKLKVPKIFVLQLMLTYRYITVLLEEAARIIQAYSLRAFDPKGLKREVWGPLLGQILLRTLDQAQRVYGAMCLRGFNGEYNTGKNTSPGFGDYLFVAGWGAFIAASRAVNLPLWLGNILIGSVK; translated from the coding sequence ATGCCCAATTTAGTAAACGCCACATATAACATCAGACGGTTTGATGAACTGGCCCGGCAGGATTCATTCATACACCGCCTGCACCCCCTGGCGAAACTACTGGCCACGCTGATTTATACGGTGGTGCTGGTATCCTATGATAAGTACGCCACCATTGCCCTGATGCCTTTTCTGATCTTTCCGGTGTTCATGGCGGCGGCGGGACGGATACCGGCCGGCCCGATCCTGAAGCGGCTGCTGTATATCGAACCGATGATCATTTGCGTGGGGCTTTTAAACCCCCTGTTTGACCGGAGCACAACGGGCATTTTGGGATATTCTGTATCCTCCGGTTGGTTGATACTCATCTCCATCGTCATCAAGGGAAGCCTGGCGGTAACCTCGGCCCTGATCCTGATGGCCACCACCGGGATGGACGGGATAGCCTTGTCGTTGAGAAAACTAAAGGTCCCGAAAATATTCGTCCTCCAGTTGATGCTGACCTACCGGTATATAACGGTTCTGCTGGAGGAGGCCGCCCGCATCATTCAGGCTTATTCGCTTAGGGCCTTTGATCCAAAGGGCCTCAAGCGGGAGGTGTGGGGTCCCTTGCTGGGGCAGATCCTTTTAAGAACTTTGGACCAGGCCCAAAGGGTCTATGGTGCCATGTGCCTGAGGGGTTTTAACGGGGAATATAACACCGGGAAAAATACCAGTCCTGGGTTCGGCGATTATCTGTTCGTGGCCGGCTGGGGGGCATTCATTGCCGCTTCACGGGCGGTCAACCTTCCCCTATGGCTGGGCAATATTCTTATTGGTTCCGTAAAATGA
- a CDS encoding energy-coupling factor ABC transporter permease, with translation MHMADALISPVVGGAMWAATAGVAAYSIKKVQSDIDQKKVPLMGVMGAFIFAAQMINFSVPGTGSSGHLGGGLILAILLGPYAGFLTMASILTIQALFFADGGLLALGANIFNLGFFTCFLAYPLIYKKIIGREFSAKRKMTASMVSAIVGLQLGAFGVVLETVLSGKTELPFRAFVLLMQPIHLAIGIVEGLVTAAVVSFVWKARPEIMEKAALNQALGNLSIKKVMIGLAVMAVFAGAVLSWFASSHPDGLEWSIFKTSGREELESTDPAHKKMAAVQEETAFLPDYGFKVSGDESPTKGQSEKWPAVSAGTTVSGLVGGSMTLLLAAFMGFVINMKNRTGKKT, from the coding sequence ATGCACATGGCAGACGCCCTGATATCTCCGGTGGTGGGAGGGGCAATGTGGGCCGCTACTGCAGGCGTGGCCGCCTATTCCATAAAAAAGGTCCAAAGCGACATTGATCAGAAAAAAGTTCCCCTGATGGGCGTAATGGGAGCTTTCATCTTTGCCGCCCAGATGATAAATTTTTCCGTTCCCGGCACCGGTTCCAGCGGACACTTGGGCGGGGGGCTTATTTTAGCCATCCTGCTTGGACCCTATGCCGGATTTCTGACCATGGCCTCCATTCTGACCATCCAAGCCCTGTTCTTTGCCGACGGCGGACTGCTGGCCCTGGGAGCAAATATTTTCAACCTCGGTTTCTTTACCTGTTTTCTGGCTTACCCGCTGATCTACAAAAAAATAATCGGCCGGGAATTCAGCGCTAAACGGAAAATGACCGCGTCAATGGTTTCTGCTATTGTGGGACTTCAGCTGGGAGCTTTCGGGGTGGTGCTGGAGACGGTATTATCCGGGAAGACCGAGCTGCCATTCAGGGCCTTTGTGCTGCTGATGCAACCGATCCATCTGGCCATCGGGATCGTGGAGGGGTTGGTGACGGCAGCCGTGGTATCCTTTGTCTGGAAGGCCCGGCCGGAGATCATGGAGAAAGCCGCTTTGAATCAGGCATTGGGCAACTTGTCCATTAAAAAGGTTATGATCGGTCTGGCCGTTATGGCGGTGTTTGCCGGCGCAGTGCTTTCCTGGTTCGCTTCGTCCCACCCCGACGGGTTGGAGTGGTCCATATTCAAGACCTCGGGCCGGGAAGAATTGGAGTCCACCGATCCCGCTCATAAAAAAATGGCAGCAGTGCAGGAGGAGACGGCGTTCCTGCCGGACTACGGATTCAAGGTTTCTGGAGACGAATCACCAACCAAGGGACAAAGTGAAAAATGGCCGGCAGTCAGTGCCGGGACAACCGTCTCCGGCCTGGTGGGCGGTTCGATGACCCTGTTGCTGGCGGCTTTCATGGGCTTCGTGATAAACATGAAAAATAGAACAGGCAAAAAGACATAG
- a CDS encoding zinc ABC transporter substrate-binding protein translates to MKNKITALLAVAMAMSGCLKKEQPARLTVVTSFYPMYIMAANIVKDVPGVELVNLAPPFSGCLHDYQMTPQDMKTLGRADVLVANGAGMESFLAKVTSQNPKLTVIDASRGIDLIVYQGTTNPHIFAGISGAMAQVQNIEAGMEKADPTQTKQYRKNAGIYLARLDFLKNRMHLALKDIKNRDIITFHEAFPYFAREFGLNILAVIEREPGSEPSAGELARTIGIIRKNKVQAIFAEPQYPAKSAEAIARETGAKVFTLDPAVTGPMEPDAYLKAMEKNLEVLREALR, encoded by the coding sequence ATGAAAAACAAAATAACTGCCCTGCTGGCCGTGGCCATGGCAATGTCCGGCTGCCTGAAGAAGGAGCAACCGGCCCGGCTGACCGTGGTCACCTCCTTTTATCCCATGTACATCATGGCGGCCAACATCGTCAAGGATGTTCCCGGGGTCGAACTGGTCAACCTGGCCCCGCCTTTTTCCGGCTGTCTGCACGATTATCAGATGACCCCGCAGGACATGAAGACCTTGGGCCGGGCCGATGTCCTGGTGGCCAACGGCGCGGGGATGGAGTCATTCCTGGCCAAGGTCACCAGCCAAAACCCAAAGCTGACTGTGATAGATGCCAGCCGGGGCATCGATCTGATCGTATATCAGGGAACCACCAATCCTCACATATTCGCAGGCATCTCAGGAGCCATGGCCCAGGTGCAAAACATCGAGGCCGGAATGGAAAAAGCCGATCCGACGCAAACCAAACAATACCGCAAAAATGCCGGGATCTATCTGGCCCGGCTGGATTTTCTGAAAAACAGGATGCACCTGGCTCTCAAGGACATCAAGAACCGAGACATCATAACCTTTCACGAAGCATTTCCCTATTTCGCCCGGGAGTTCGGACTGAACATCCTGGCCGTGATAGAAAGGGAGCCGGGATCCGAACCCAGCGCCGGGGAGCTGGCCCGGACCATCGGGATCATCCGGAAAAACAAGGTCCAAGCCATTTTTGCCGAGCCCCAGTATCCGGCCAAGTCGGCCGAGGCCATAGCCCGGGAGACCGGGGCCAAGGTGTTCACCCTGGATCCGGCGGTCACCGGCCCGATGGAGCCCGATGCCTACCTTAAGGCCATGGAGAAGAACCTGGAGGTGCTGCGGGAAGCACTTCGCTAA